The sequence below is a genomic window from Tenacibaculum tangerinum.
TGATGAAGCTGAAACTCAACTCCGTTAATTAGAGGTAAATTATCGTATTGAATGCGCACATTGTGTTCTTTAATTTTCATCGATAAGTCATCCTCTACATGTTGCAATACATCATTTAAGTCGACAAGAGTATGCGCTTCATCTTTTTTATTAATTTGAGAAAAAGATAATAGGTTATTTATTAACGTGCGCATACGGGTAGCTGAGTCGATTACACGTTCAACATATTTTTTGTTTCTTTCTGTTAAATCACCATCAGACAAACGAGATAAGTACATTTGTACTTTTCGTAAAGGCTCTTGTAAATCGTGACTAGCAATACGGTTAAAAGATTCTAATTCTACATTTTGGTGGGTTAGTTCGGCATTTCTTTTTTGTAGTTTTTCCTCAATAGCAACTTGCTTGCTAACATCTTGAATAATACCAATAATAATGGTTTTATTTTGGTGTTTATGTAGAGCGCCATTGGTAAAAAGATGCTTAATCTTGTTGCTTTTGGTGACTACTCTGAAGGTAAAATTAATAATTTGATTGTTTTCATAAGCATTGCTAATTTGCTTGTCATAAATGTCTAAATCATTCGGGTGCACAAACTCTCTGAGTTTTTCTAAAGACGATTCGAATTCATAAGGGGTATGTTCTAAAATTCTGTATACGTTCTCAGAAAGAGCAATACCATTGTTTTTTACATACCAAATATAGCTTCCCATTAAAGCAACTTTTTCAGCTTCTTTAAGTAAATCGTTGCTCAGTTGTAATTCGTAATTTAACTTAGAGAGATCGTTTTCATATTTTACAGACTTAGAGATGTCAAATAAAATCACTTTAATATCCTTTTCAGAAGGGAAAAATCGAGTTAAAAAAGTTGTTTTTTCTCCGTTATGGGTAAGTTCTGTTATTTTTTCAATGGGTGTTTTGGTGGTAAAAGATTGAATGAGTTCATTGAGTTCACCAGATGATTTGAATACAGGGAATACTTCTGTAAGATATTTACCAGAGATTTTATGTAAAGGGGTGTCGGTTATTTTTTTGTTGGCATTACTAGCATACTCAACTTTAAAATCTACTATTTTTTTTGTGCTGTCGTATATTGGTGTGTAAAGGTTAACGATGTCGTTTGTTTGATTGAGGATGTTTTCTAAAAATGAATTGATTTTAACATGCCTTTTTTTATCGATAAATAACTTATATACAAAGAGTAGAAGTAATGCAATGGCAATTAATGAGCAAACCATTATAATTTTAGAAAAAGAATAATTTCGATCTTCTATTTTTTTTAATTGAATAATTTGTTGATTGCTGATAAGACTTGTTTGAATGGCATTAATGCTTTCTATAGGAGCTATAATTGTTTTTAAATGTTTATGGGCTACTTCTTCAGAAATGCTTACAGTATCTAATTCATTTAAAAAGCGAAACAACTGCTGTTGTTTCGAAGAAATATCCATTAATTGCTCCAAACACGAGGAATCATTTTGAAAATTTACAGTTAATTCATCAAGCTTTTTTAAGATGTTACTATTAACATCAATTACGTTATCAGTGTTTATTGGTTTTTTAAATATAAGAAAATCTACATATTGTTTTTCTAACTGATGGAGATTCTTACTAATATTTTCTAAACTAAGGCTTTTTGTATATAAGTCAGGT
It includes:
- a CDS encoding sensor histidine kinase — translated: MDYKKYLFSDTTYKVISTFTIGILLTALIISYSLFLNYKGSVEKKPDLYTKSLSLENISKNLHQLEKQYVDFLIFKKPINTDNVIDVNSNILKKLDELTVNFQNDSSCLEQLMDISSKQQQLFRFLNELDTVSISEEVAHKHLKTIIAPIESINAIQTSLISNQQIIQLKKIEDRNYSFSKIIMVCSLIAIALLLLFVYKLFIDKKRHVKINSFLENILNQTNDIVNLYTPIYDSTKKIVDFKVEYASNANKKITDTPLHKISGKYLTEVFPVFKSSGELNELIQSFTTKTPIEKITELTHNGEKTTFLTRFFPSEKDIKVILFDISKSVKYENDLSKLNYELQLSNDLLKEAEKVALMGSYIWYVKNNGIALSENVYRILEHTPYEFESSLEKLREFVHPNDLDIYDKQISNAYENNQIINFTFRVVTKSNKIKHLFTNGALHKHQNKTIIIGIIQDVSKQVAIEEKLQKRNAELTHQNVELESFNRIASHDLQEPLRKVQMYLSRLSDGDLTERNKKYVERVIDSATRMRTLINNLLSFSQINKKDEAHTLVDLNDVLQHVEDDLSMKIKEHNVRIQYDNLPLINGVEFQLHQLFNNLLANAIKYKDENKQLLIEIHSRILNRAQIDEPFVKKHNIYYQIKVIDNGIGFDNKMRDKIFEVFQRLHQKHEYSGTGIGLAICKKIVTKHQGYIQATGIKGSGSVFTIYLPA